The Crocosphaera sp. UHCC 0190 DNA segment AAGAGAGAATTCATCGGGTGGCAAAAAATACTAATCCTGATGTGGTAATCACGGAAATTGGGGGGACAGTTGGGGATATTGAATCTTTACCCTTTTTAGAGGCAATTCGTCAGTTTCGGAAGGATGTGGGCCGCCATAACGTGGTTTATATGCACGTTACCCTAATTCCTTGGATTCCTGCCGCTAGGGAGATGAAAACCAAACCGACGCAACATTCCGTCAAAGAATTACGCTCCATTGGTATTCAACCGGATGTCTTAGTTTGTCGTTGCGATCGCCCGTTAAAAGCGGGAATGAAAGAAAAACTCTCAGAATTTTGTGATGTACCTGTAGAATCAGTCATTACGGCTCAAGATGCCAGCAGTATTTATGAAGTTCCTTTAATTGTGGAAAAAGAAGGATTAGCTCAACAAACCCTAGAATTATTAAAATTAGAACCCCGTCAACCGGATTTAAGTCAATGGCAAACTTTAGTCCAGAGAATGCAGTCTCCCCAAGGACAAATTGAAGTTGCTTTAGTGGGAAAATATGTGGAATTAAGTGATGCTTATTTATCCGTAGTTGAATCTTTGGTACATGGGGGAATTGCTGCTGATAGTGAGGTTAAATTGCGCTGGATCAGTGCCGAAGATATTGAAAATCATGGGGCAGAAAAGTATTTAAAAGATATTAGTGGAATTATTGTTCCTGGTGGGTTTGGCATTCGGGGTGTGGATGGAAAAGTCCAAGCGATTGAATACGCTAGACAGCAAAATATTCCCTTTTTAGGATTATGTTTAGGAATGCAATGTGCGGTGATTGAATGGGGGCGAAATGTTGCCCATTTAGAGAATGCCAATAGTGCAGAATTTGAACCGGAAACGACTAACCCAGTTATTAATCTTTTACCCGAACAGCAAGACGTGGTAGATTTAGGGGGAACCATGCGTCTGGGTTTATATCCTTGTCGCATTACTCCTGATACTTTGGCTGCTTCTTTATATCAACAGGAAGTGATTTATGAACGTCATCGCCATCGTTATGAGTTTAATAATGCTTACCGTAATTTGTTATTAGAAACAGGTTATATGGTGAGTGGAACTTCTCCTGATGGACGGTTGGTGGAAATTATTGAATTGCCTAGTCATCCTTTCTTTATTGCCACACAATTTCACCCTGAATTTCGTTCTCGTCCTAATTGCGCTCATCCTTTATTTTTGGGATTTGTTAAAGCAGCCGTTGAGCATGATGCTACTAATATTAGTAAACCAGAGTTTAAGGATAAGAGTGAGGAATTAATGGCTTAAACTGGATATTTATAATCCTGTAATCCACAAAAGCGGTAGTAAGACACTAGCGTACATAGCTAATTTCCTGACACATAATATTTCTTAATCTCATTCTTAAATCAGTAAAAGGAAAGGGAAGTGACATACTCCCAGCACTAAGTCGGAGTACCGACTATAGTGTGGGCTTCTTACCAACTCCATCTATCGATTCGGATACTCGGTAAGCTTTAAGAACGGAATGCCCTACCGCCCTATATTTGATATTGATAGCCGCATTAAAATCCCGATCAATTGTTAATTGACAATGGGGACAAGAATGAACTCTATCTTTCAATTCTTTGGGAACTTTAACCCCGCATCCAGAGCAATCTTGTGTTGTACCATTAGGATTTACTTCGATTACCAACTGACCAGCTTTTTCAGCTTTCTCCTTGAGAATTGAAATAAATTGTCCCCATCCAGCATCATTAACACTTAAACTCAGTCTGCTTTTAGCTAATCCCTTTATGTTTAAATTTTCAATGGCTATAACTTCATTTTTTGCCAGTAAATGATTAGCTGTTTTAAAATGAAAGTCTTTTCTTTTATTGGCTACCTTCTGATGAAGTTTTGCCAATCTTTTAACTGCTTTGCGTCTATTTTTAGAACCTTTTTGCTGACGACTAACTCCCTTTTGAACTACCTTTAGCTGTTTTAATAACTTTCGATAGTGTTGGGGAATAGTTACATTTTCTCCCTCACTGTCTACCAAAAATTCCTTTAATCCCAAATCAATACCTAGAGTGTTATTTAAACCAGGTTGAATATTAGGAGTAAAGTTAGGTACAGATTTATCTTCTAGAGATAAAATCACATACCAACCGTCAGCTTTACGGACAATAGTAGCTGTTTTAATTAGAAAACCACTAGGTAAAGGACGATGTTGAATCAGTTTTATCTTCCCAATAATAGGAAGATTAATATATTTTCCCTCTAAACAATTTTGTTTAACTTGAGGGAAAGTAAAAGAATGATAACGCCCTTCTCCTTTAAATCTTGGTCTTCCTGAACGCTTACCATTACTATCACCTTTTAGCCATTTTTGAAAAGTAAAATCAACCCGCTTAATACAGTCTTGTAACACTTGAGACTGTATATTTTTATAATCAGGAAATAAGGCTTTAGTATTAATTAAATCCTTTTTCTGACTATAATAATCAGGCTTTTCTTTTAACTCAGGTAAATGGCATATTAAAGGACAAGAATTAACATCACAACGATTACGTTCCCACCAATTAAAACGTTCTGCTAGACGATAGTTGTACTGCCACCTTAAAAGGCTCAGCCAACTGTCAAATCTGGCAGTTTGTTCAGGAGTTGGGCGTAATCGATACTGATATGCTAGTCTCATGGTAAAATTTTAGCAGATAAATCATAGGTGCTGACCGCGATTCATGAGGCAGCGCGGTCTTGGGGTCTCCCCAAGTTGAGCGACTGCCGTGCCGACGCTAACCCAAGGGTATAGCGCGGGGCTTCTCGCGGCGGAAGCTAAAACAATATCGCCAGCTTCTGGTGAGTTTTATGGGGGTAAAAATTGAGAGACATAATATTAACAACCACTAAGAGAAGAATATTTGATTAATCTTAAATTTTTTTCAAGTATGGTAGTGTTAAATCTTGCAAAAATTGTCTTATTGTAAAAAAACTTATTAATAAAGGTGTAAATGACACATCCCCAGTCCCCAATCTCTTGTAAAATGAATCTTGACTTTCTAAGCTCTAAAAGCCTTTCATGATTTCTAGTAACGATTTTCGGAGCGGTGTCACCATTGAACTCGATGGCTCAGTGTGGCGTGTTATTGAATTCCTGCACGTTAAACCAGGCAAGGGTTCCGCCTTTGTGCGGACAAAATTAAAAAATGCCCAAACTGGAAGTGTGGTTGAAAAAACATTCCGCGCAGGGGAAACCGTTCCCCAAGCTACCCTGGAAAAGCGCACCATGCAACATACCTATAAAGAAGGGGATCAATACGTCTTTATGGATATGGAAACCTTTGAAGAAGCACGTCTAAATCCCAATCAAATGGGAACTGCTGTCAATTATGTCAAAGAAGAAATGTCCGCAGATATTGTCTTCTGGAACGATCAAGTGTTAGAAGTTCAATTACCGACTTCAGTCATTTTAGAAATAACTGAGACAGATCCAGGGGTTAAAGGAGATACAGCCACAGGGGGAACTAAACCCGCTATTGTGGAAACTGGGGCCCAAGTCATGGTTCCATTATTTATTTCCATTGGCGAAAGAATTAAAGTGGATACCCGTGATGGTTCCTATTTAGGACGGGAAACCTAACCCGTTAATGTTAATGTTGAAATCGGTTGTCTGCATTGCGGCAACCTCTTTTTGACCGTATTATGGGATGGATAATTTGTGTCAATTAATTTTAATGAACTGCGAGAATTATTAGGGGCGATCGCTCAAACCGACATAGCAGAAGTCACTTTAAAAACAGAGACGTTTGAGTTAAAGGTACGTCGTGGGGTGACAGCTAGTTCTCCTCCCCCTGTTTTACCCTCAGAAGCGGTTATTACCCCTACTCATTCCCTTCCTGCTGTATCTACTCAAACACCAGCAGAAACGCCCCCACCTTCCCCAGCAGAGAAGAAATGGGTAGCGATCGCTTCTCCCATGGTAGGAACATTTTATCGCGCTCCGGCACCGGATGAAGCTGCCTTTGTAGAAGTAGGCGATCGCGTGAGTAATGGCCAGACGGTTTGTATTATTGAAGCGATGAAATTGATGAATGAAATTGAGGCGGAAACCACAGGGGAAGTGATGGAAGTGGTAGTTGCTAATGGGGAACCTGTCGAATATGGACAAACTTTAATGTGGGTGAATCCTAGTTAACCTGAGTTCATAATATGAAATCGCGCTTATTTTTGCTACAAATGACTGGAAGGGAGCAAGGGGAACAATTATTTGTAGCATTTTTTTACTTGATATTAGATGAATTATGAATTCTTTAGGAAAGGTTTCAATCCTTCGATTAATGATTGCGATTAAATCGTTCTATGGACTGTTTTAAAGCGTCGGAAGACTTTTGAGTTATTAGGTAGGCTTTAAAGGGTTCTTTTTGGCTTAAATAGTTGGTATAAATGGCTTGAAGATAGGGAGCAAAGTCTGAATTTTTCGCAATATAGGTTTCAAAAAAGGCTAAAGTTAAGGCATTATTGTATTGACTTAATAATTCAGGACTGGGAAGAGTTAAATTAGGAACAGAACCAATTAAGTCGGTAATTCCTGCATCTAAATTTGAGAAATCAAGGTGAGCTTGTCCTTCAATTAGGACTAAATATTTATGGGGAGTGGTAAACCAAGGAAAAGAGCGAACCTGTTCAAAAATAGCGGGAGTCGCGGGATCATACGTTCCTGCTCCAATAAATACAGGGATCTGAATTTTACTTAGTCCTTTTTGCCCAAAAATACTACTATTAACGGGGTTGACAGCTAAAATTGCTGTGACTCTTTCATCCCGAAAATCATAATCTTTCCTTTCTAATTTTAAGGCGCGACATTGAAGTAATAAGGAAGTATTTAAGTAACTCAATTCTTGGTTACATTCCTGTTTTAAATTATCAAAATTAAGGGTAGCTCCTGCAATTGCTAAAGCAGTATAACCGCCGAAAGAATGCCCGACTACACCGACATTTTTTAAGTCTAATTTTCCCTCAAAGTCTATCTTATTGCGTCGCTCTAATTGGTCAATAACATAACTAATATCTTGAGGACGGTTGACAAATTCCTTAACCTCAAACACTTCCCTTCTGTACCCTTCTAAAAGATTTTGAATTTGTTGGTAATCACTGCCTGGATGTTGAGGAATAACAACAACAAAACCATAGGATGCAAGATAGTTTGCTTCTTTCAAAAAATCTTCAGGACGAGAGGCTAACCCATGAGAAAAAATGATGACAGGTGTTTTATCTTGTCTCAACTTTTGGGGTCTATAAATATCAACATAAAAACGACGATTTCTTTTTTTATCAGTAAGTAACCAGGTTTGTTTGGGGGAAATGTCAAATTGTCCAGGTTTGGTAATATCTAGTAATTGACTAAAATAAACCTGGGGAGATTTTTTGGCTTCAAGGTTTGAAAGAATGGCAATTTCTTCTGTGAAAAATTCTGTTCCTTTAATCACAGTTTCTATAGCTTCAGATAAAGCGATAGAGGATTCAATATCAATTTGCATATTGGTAGGAAGTTTTTTGAGAAAATTAATTAGGGTTAATCCTTCCGGCTCAAAAGCTGCTTGTACCATCGCTCCTCGCAGGGCATATTTACCATTACGTCCCCCTTGAATAGCCACATAATTACCAAAAAGCTTGAGAATTTCTTCTCCAATTTCTGTATTAAAAAAACGAGAAAGTTGAACGGGACTCACGGGGGAAGCTTGAATCAGTGCTTGTCGAAAATTGGCTTTTTGTTCTTCATCAACCCCTGCCATATTAAGATAAAATTCTAAGTTGTCATCAATAATTCCCTCTCTGGCAAATTTTTCTAAAGAATTGACTCTAACTGATAGGTTTAATGAACCATAGATTAAGTAGATTTTTTCGGCTGCTTGGA contains these protein-coding regions:
- a CDS encoding CTP synthase; this translates as MAKFVFITGGVVSSIGKGIVAASLGRLLKSRDYSVSILKLDPYINVDPGTMSPFQHGEVFVTDDGAETDLDLGHYERFTDTPMSRLNSVTTGSIYQAVINKERRGAYMGGTVQVIPHITNEIKERIHRVAKNTNPDVVITEIGGTVGDIESLPFLEAIRQFRKDVGRHNVVYMHVTLIPWIPAAREMKTKPTQHSVKELRSIGIQPDVLVCRCDRPLKAGMKEKLSEFCDVPVESVITAQDASSIYEVPLIVEKEGLAQQTLELLKLEPRQPDLSQWQTLVQRMQSPQGQIEVALVGKYVELSDAYLSVVESLVHGGIAADSEVKLRWISAEDIENHGAEKYLKDISGIIVPGGFGIRGVDGKVQAIEYARQQNIPFLGLCLGMQCAVIEWGRNVAHLENANSAEFEPETTNPVINLLPEQQDVVDLGGTMRLGLYPCRITPDTLAASLYQQEVIYERHRHRYEFNNAYRNLLLETGYMVSGTSPDGRLVEIIELPSHPFFIATQFHPEFRSRPNCAHPLFLGFVKAAVEHDATNISKPEFKDKSEELMA
- a CDS encoding transposase, with product MRLAYQYRLRPTPEQTARFDSWLSLLRWQYNYRLAERFNWWERNRCDVNSCPLICHLPELKEKPDYYSQKKDLINTKALFPDYKNIQSQVLQDCIKRVDFTFQKWLKGDSNGKRSGRPRFKGEGRYHSFTFPQVKQNCLEGKYINLPIIGKIKLIQHRPLPSGFLIKTATIVRKADGWYVILSLEDKSVPNFTPNIQPGLNNTLGIDLGLKEFLVDSEGENVTIPQHYRKLLKQLKVVQKGVSRQQKGSKNRRKAVKRLAKLHQKVANKRKDFHFKTANHLLAKNEVIAIENLNIKGLAKSRLSLSVNDAGWGQFISILKEKAEKAGQLVIEVNPNGTTQDCSGCGVKVPKELKDRVHSCPHCQLTIDRDFNAAINIKYRAVGHSVLKAYRVSESIDGVGKKPTL
- the efp gene encoding elongation factor P, whose product is MISSNDFRSGVTIELDGSVWRVIEFLHVKPGKGSAFVRTKLKNAQTGSVVEKTFRAGETVPQATLEKRTMQHTYKEGDQYVFMDMETFEEARLNPNQMGTAVNYVKEEMSADIVFWNDQVLEVQLPTSVILEITETDPGVKGDTATGGTKPAIVETGAQVMVPLFISIGERIKVDTRDGSYLGRET
- the accB gene encoding acetyl-CoA carboxylase biotin carboxyl carrier protein, yielding MSINFNELRELLGAIAQTDIAEVTLKTETFELKVRRGVTASSPPPVLPSEAVITPTHSLPAVSTQTPAETPPPSPAEKKWVAIASPMVGTFYRAPAPDEAAFVEVGDRVSNGQTVCIIEAMKLMNEIEAETTGEVMEVVVANGEPVEYGQTLMWVNPS
- a CDS encoding alpha/beta hydrolase, with product MAFNYWLFKPFLISLPLSILAILLTILPIQAAEKIYLIYGSLNLSVRVNSLEKFAREGIIDDNLEFYLNMAGVDEEQKANFRQALIQASPVSPVQLSRFFNTEIGEEILKLFGNYVAIQGGRNGKYALRGAMVQAAFEPEGLTLINFLKKLPTNMQIDIESSIALSEAIETVIKGTEFFTEEIAILSNLEAKKSPQVYFSQLLDITKPGQFDISPKQTWLLTDKKRNRRFYVDIYRPQKLRQDKTPVIIFSHGLASRPEDFLKEANYLASYGFVVVIPQHPGSDYQQIQNLLEGYRREVFEVKEFVNRPQDISYVIDQLERRNKIDFEGKLDLKNVGVVGHSFGGYTALAIAGATLNFDNLKQECNQELSYLNTSLLLQCRALKLERKDYDFRDERVTAILAVNPVNSSIFGQKGLSKIQIPVFIGAGTYDPATPAIFEQVRSFPWFTTPHKYLVLIEGQAHLDFSNLDAGITDLIGSVPNLTLPSPELLSQYNNALTLAFFETYIAKNSDFAPYLQAIYTNYLSQKEPFKAYLITQKSSDALKQSIERFNRNH